In Rhodothermia bacterium, the following are encoded in one genomic region:
- a CDS encoding cytochrome P450 has protein sequence MRPKSAPLFFSVKLLLQSIRAKHFLPFIEKMAQQGEAIINVGGGLSPVYLVNHPDAVEQILVVEAKKFYRGPNMNHLRTFLGNGLLTSNGHVWREQRQLLQPFFRSQAVSVLAASMDESIRHYLDHWQNTRSEHGTLVTNMTEDMLILTQNTILASLFDLHQHPEAHMLHQSLTSIQYNMAYFAMFEAVAIGLKGVVGQKWGNLLYERMIRKRKRAFEEAQEIWRQFVQKIIAERKCLLMEKKNEEKKDLFSILIHAQKSGNLTAAQLEDEVTTLFFAGFDTTGHTLSWLWYLLAKHPEVQEKIRSEIDALPTNADATQLVQATLPYLQATTYEALRLFPVAWASYRTPYEDTKIAGYDIPAKASLIISPYTLHRLPEYWPDPEKFDPERFLNAELPDVKRAYIPFNAGPHTCIGRRLALLEIQLVMIRVLQRFRVEAIKQKQPQPTALITLAAYPSVQVKLTAR, from the coding sequence ATGCGTCCAAAATCTGCACCACTCTTTTTTTCCGTCAAACTGCTGCTTCAGTCCATCCGCGCAAAGCATTTCCTCCCTTTTATCGAAAAAATGGCACAACAAGGAGAAGCCATTATTAATGTTGGTGGCGGGCTTTCGCCCGTATATTTGGTGAATCATCCCGATGCCGTTGAACAAATCTTGGTAGTCGAGGCTAAAAAGTTTTATCGCGGCCCCAACATGAACCACCTTCGGACTTTTCTCGGCAATGGTTTACTCACAAGCAATGGACATGTTTGGCGCGAACAACGGCAGTTGCTTCAACCCTTCTTTAGGTCGCAGGCCGTGAGTGTCCTTGCCGCTTCGATGGATGAAAGTATAAGGCACTATTTAGACCACTGGCAAAATACACGCTCCGAACACGGTACTCTGGTCACGAACATGACGGAAGACATGCTCATTCTTACGCAAAACACCATTCTTGCGTCGCTATTCGATCTTCATCAACATCCAGAAGCGCACATGCTGCACCAATCCTTAACTTCCATCCAATATAACATGGCCTATTTCGCAATGTTTGAGGCGGTTGCAATTGGACTCAAGGGAGTCGTTGGTCAAAAATGGGGCAATCTTTTGTACGAACGGATGATTCGCAAACGCAAAAGAGCATTCGAGGAAGCTCAAGAGATTTGGCGCCAATTTGTTCAAAAGATTATTGCAGAACGCAAGTGTTTGCTCATGGAGAAGAAAAACGAGGAAAAAAAAGACTTGTTTTCGATTCTGATTCATGCCCAAAAATCTGGAAACCTGACCGCAGCGCAGTTGGAAGACGAGGTGACGACCTTGTTCTTTGCGGGTTTCGATACCACTGGCCATACGCTTAGCTGGCTCTGGTATCTCTTGGCAAAACATCCAGAAGTGCAAGAAAAAATCCGTAGCGAAATAGATGCACTTCCAACAAATGCGGATGCTACACAACTTGTTCAGGCCACCTTGCCCTACCTCCAAGCCACCACTTATGAAGCCCTCCGCCTTTTTCCTGTAGCTTGGGCATCCTACAGAACCCCATATGAAGACACGAAAATAGCGGGCTACGACATTCCAGCAAAGGCCAGTTTGATTATTTCGCCCTATACCCTGCACCGCCTGCCCGAATACTGGCCTGATCCAGAAAAATTTGATCCAGAACGTTTTCTCAATGCCGAATTGCCAGATGTAAAACGTGCCTATATCCCTTTTAATGCTGGCCCACACACCTGTATAGGTCGGCGTCTGGCTTTGTTAGAAATACAATTGGTGATGATTCGGGTGCTGCAACGTTTCCGAGTTGAGGCGATAAAGCAAAAGCAACCCCAACCAACGGCACTCATTACATTGGCCGCGTACCCAAGCGTGCAAGTCAAGTTAACCGCAAGATAA